Part of the Zingiber officinale cultivar Zhangliang chromosome 8A, Zo_v1.1, whole genome shotgun sequence genome, ttatatcatgattaagagtacacatttccataataacaaaggtcttattctttttaacagtcagtataaaaagaacaacctcaaatggttctgctcaatacacttagagtgtactagtgtaattttatagtcaagataaactcataccaaattacactacaaccattacAATGGTttgcatcttggttgtgagcaactatttataatttataaggaactgataacatgatcttctatgtgtctcctcacaccatgttatctataatataaattaaatggacaactacacttagcataaatgtagatatttgaccaatgtgattcttattccAAAATgattgtttatacaaaaagctagacttttagtatacactctaacagtatatgccaagtggtttggaaacggacttgagtctcaaatatAAGAAATTGGCATAATTGAGAGAGTTGTCATACAAGAAATATGAAATTagattcatattgcatgaaaactGATTTTAGATgaatagatgtcatataaattaatgcaagggatgcattgtggtttagtttgagaaaatacatcaagaggaagtcaaaattaggactttaggtcaaggtataatgaaccatttagatagtttttgattttgtgtcaatcttgggattagcaatagatatatttttaaatatatttttccaaGAAGACAAGGGTAAAACATACCTCtctacaaaatttgagaattttttgacATCTATAAAATTTTTGGTGTATTTTTAAAATTGGGTTCAGAATACAGTTTGAGGTGAAACAGGGGTGTCAATCGACTGCATCAGTTACCAATCAACTGGTAATTCATCAAGCACATAATGGTTTTGTGGAGTTGATTCAATGAGGGCAGTCGATTGGGATCTAGGACAGTTGACTAATATAGTCTGATATTGTTTTCAGCAATAGGAAATGACCAAAAAGGGTGGTATACATGTATGCAATCTTATAGGAGATTAATAAATGATCATTAATGGTCGTTAGAGGTTAatagagtccaataattgggaaaTTGTTggaactctttttgatgtgtggcaaagggggagaagtttaggtttaagtgaaaAACCTAAATACCTTTGCAAAAAATTATTGgtcaagggagagcttaggtgaaaggggagcctaggattagatTCCGTGATATATCCATAATTAGATTGCAAGATATTGCATTATTTGTTTCCCTAAAGTAAAcgtgttgtcaaacatcaaaaaggaggagattgttggagtaatcggtgtaaccctaggttttgatgtttggacaaagatttaagttaggtttatttttgtatttgatatgcgcttAAGAGTGTGCTGGATGTAGGTACAACaaggcaaagtccaagtggagtTTTGGTGGTGTAAGTTCAAGTGTCACTTGGCATGGTGAAGACCCAATAATAAGGATAAGGCGTGAAGGATAAAGAAGCATCCGAGGGATTTTGAGGCTGAAGGAAGCAtcttgaaggcaagacgtgaaggatgcgAAAACATTCGAGGGGCGCAAAGCTAAGGAAAGATGGCTAGAAAGCAAGGTCATGGTTATGCTAGCAATGAAAGACTagacaacaaggacaaggccgaaggaaatatcttgaaggcaagatgtgaaggatggTGAAGCATACGAGAGACGGAAGGCTAAGGGAAGATGGCTAGAAGGTGAGGTCAAGGTTGTGCGAGAGAGGATGAGTATTGTACTCGAGGTATAAACTCTAGTGTTAGGGTTTGCTAGTCGACAGGTATGAAGGTCAGTCAACTGATCTAAGGCACTGAATGTCTCTGTGTCTTTGGCTATGGAGAGCGGTCGACTAGTAAGGATACCAGTcgaatgatggagtcaaagaaagagagcaacaagctaacgatatgaatcatggtcaacccactctagatattaatgatgatccattatgcatcaatggaggagggccaattacaagggctaagactagaaagatgaaggaagcacttaatgtactaattgaagatgtgaaggccaaagctaccattgaagaaggtttgaccaagagcaagtcattcggcatagtcaacctaattcaagccttagatgagcttaattagcacttaagtctcatgtctatgtagtagggatatgtaggctcaatttagactcaatttctacttttatttgggttgtaataaagtcataagcttaaaatggctaagtagtctaaataggcctttactaaatgggttttcttttggccttttaggattttttttgatcaccttatagctataaataaagcgGGTGACAGCCACACACATATTTTTGACATATTTTCAATCCAAAGCATAGTGAGactctcacttgttggttcttcattgaattagaacttatcaaggcatttccttgtagcgttcgaagacttatcaacctccatcctAAGGTTGTGGTATCTTttatcttctataccaaggttcttGCTTTCCAAAGTATTgggtcgaggttcttttcatcaattttatcgatttagttctttctttctttcttcttccattcattgtgggttcttgagatatctttctctttggattcacatcaTCGACTGATAGATAGTCGTTGACAAAATCATGAATTTTGTGGAGAGTCGTCGGccagcatcagtcgactgatggagagaccaatcgactggtaacggaaaaaaaacttagctatttttcccaagctctatataatggaactTGGGGTGGTTGGCTTGAGTGACAAAATTAGATGTGGTTAACCCCTAATTAAAGTCTCTAATTAAGTTTTCAAAGCAATTCAAGTGTTCTTGATTGAGttgtgatgaggtttctccaccgaaaAGGAGGATTGAGCTAGCCGAAGTTTGTCAGGgactaatccatcgacggatagtgatcgtccaccttacagacaactGTGGAGTAGGAGATTTATCTCCGAACTACATTAAACTAACGTGTTAGGTTTGTCTTCTTACTTTGTGTTTTCATTATTCCGTTACACATTAACAAATTGTAGAAACACAAGAGATTGGGGTAATCGTCGATTTAACCCCTTTTCTAACCGGGCCATGATCCCCAGCACATCATCCTTCTCCGATCTTACTGACCTTGAACCAACAATCCTTCATGCCCCTTGGCCTTGCTAAGTCAGCCTATAAACTTCACAACTTAGCACACACATCAGGTAATCACACAACTAATCTAAACCCTTTGTCCATATTATCAATTATTAAGATCGGGGATGAGAGTCCTAATAGAGTTCTTCTCATCAAGGGGAATACTGCAAACAGGAAAACAAATTGTCATGATAcaaagattgaaaaaaaaaaatcaacaaaaaccttattCAAATAAAAAAGGTGTGTCACCACTTCGCAATTGCTCCTCCTTCTCACTTGACAAGTTAAGTTCTTCAATTGAAGATAATTACAtagtcaaaattttaattctatatATTAAAACTTACTAAgttgttaatttttataatttgttataacgtttttaaaaatgttttttttgaaGAATAAGCCAAgttatattaatattattttataaaaaaaatcttttattttatactaaataggtcatctattattttttttgaattaatatagttttgaattttcttttctcTAGGTGAGAATTGGTAAATTTTTGTGGATGAGAATGGTATGATTATTAATCTGTTGTGCGTAAATGACATTCAAGATAGCACAGACAAACAAACATTGTAACTATGACAATGGATCCACATAAATTCTTTAATATTCTTTGAAATCATGAAGCCTGTGCTTTACAAAAATAACTACTACcattatttttaaagaaaagacatacatgcttttatgtcatgCTGAACTTTAATGGGTGTTACTATAACAAAAGTTATTACCTTTACTATTTTGTAGAAAATAATAAATCAACCTGTGAAGTTATTAGAAAAAAGATGTTCAATAAACTTTCGTTCTACCGACCTTCCTCTGCTGTGATGGTCATGCTATTGAAAGAGTCTCTCAAGTTTATTAATGCTGGGTCGCTTCCATTGAGATTTGGTATTTTTTGTATTGTAAAAACTGGTTGTCTAGGTGTTGAAGAGATTGTAATTTTGTTTTCCAGCATGAAAACAACTAATGACATGTTGGGTCGATCATTTGAGTTGTCTTGCACACACAAGAGACCAACATGGATGCTTTTTATTGCTTGATCCAAATTGCACGAGTTTGCAATGGATGGATCTATATACTCCTTTGCATTGCCTTCGGTCCAGAGTTTCCATGCCTGAAAAATGAAATGTTGATTTGATTATGATTTGCTAAGGTGATAAAACTTATCTCTACAAACTTGCCTGCCTTATACTCACATAATCTAGAAGATTATGATAGTTCCTGTTTTCGGGGAAGCTACTGATCTGACATCCTCTCAAAATCTCAAGGAGTAGTACTCCAAAACTATAAACATCAGACTTTACAGAAAAGAGTCCCTGCATTGCGTATTCTGGAGACATATAACCACTACAAAATATTATTAGATGCACTTTGGTTCTACTAGGCTAATGTCCAAGAAAGAATGTGAATGGTTAATTTTTCTATACATACTATGTTCCAACAATTCTTTTTGTATTTGCTTCATTCTGATTTCCTCTAAAAATCCTTGCTATTCCAAAATCGGATATCTTAGGAGTCATATCTTTGTCCAATAATATGTTACTAGCCTTGAGATCCCTGTGTATTATCCTTAATCTCGAATCTTCATGGAGATAAAGAAGTCCACGAGCAATCCCTTTAATTATGTTGAATCTCTTACCCCAATCAAGCTCTATTTTTTGTGCTGGATCTGTTTGTATAACTACTCAACATCAATGTCTAGTGCCACACCAACACAAAACATAATCTATTAAAGAAATATTTGTGATGGAATAAGCCAGAGAACAAACCGAATAGGAAGAAATCCAATGCTTTGTTGGGCATGTACTCATAGACTAGTAGTTTCTCTTCACCATGGACACAGCAACCAAGAAGCTTGACGAGATTCTTGTGCTGCAACTTTATAATCGTAATCATCTCATTCTTAAACTCCATGGCGCCTTGCCCTGATCCTATCAAAAGTCTTTTAACAGCAATTTCTTGTCCACTGGGAAGTTTACCCTGCAAATTATTGTTGTGAGACTATAggaataaagataaatatttgcAAGCTATAGGGAAGCAATAATACTCTTCAATGTTTCATACATCACAAATCTGACTAAAGCTTGATTAGTATTTTTCACATTGATGCAAGTAAATATATAAGAGGTAAGTAATTTGCATTTCACCATATTCAGGTCTATCAGTTTACCTTATAAACTATGCCAAAACCTCCTCGTCCCAGCTTGTTTGAATCAGAGAAATTGTCTGTGGCAACAAGTAGCACATCAAAATGGATCAAAGGAAGTTTTTGACCTTGTACAGGTTCCTCTCCTGAACTTTCATCAAAGACTATTAAATTGTTCCGGGAATTTACACTCAGACATATACCTGGTAGGCAGTTAATCAAATCACTTCCCGTATCTGGTCCAACTTTTAAACATGTAtcttaattaaatttggaatgcATGTAAGTACCTTTTATTTCCTTACGGAACTTCCACAGCATGAAGCTACAGACCAAGCAAAAGATTGCTGAAGAAAGGGAGACTATGAttattgtttttcttgatttactcTTGCTGCCCAATGTACCTAATTGGGAAAAAAAAGAAGTTTCTGAGAAAATTTTCTCAGTTACGTAACAAAAATATGGAGACAGTGATAAAGATATTACTTGAAGTTGAGTTCATGAGTCGCAAATAGAGATCTTGTCCTCCAGCAGGAAACGTCTCAGTGTCTATCAACTCCCCCATCCAAACCAAGCATCGTGTCATAGTGCTGTTATCCTGAGTCACTTCAGCATAAGCATAAGCTGTACATGAACAATTTCTGATGCATTCAGATTTGCAGTCTCCAAGGTTCCTGTTTCTAAGATAGACAAACTGGTCTGGCAATTTCATCCCTTCCACTCTCTGAAACTCATCTCCCTCACCACATTGAAGGACCATCCTCCTGCTGCAACCGGCTGAGTAGTTGCCAATATCCCATTGACTTTGTAACGTAGGTTCGAATCCTTCCAAACACTTGCATGCGGCCAGAGTTGCATAAGGATCACAGTAAGCAAACTGACCACACCAGCCATACAAATTGCAATCGTTAGTTGGTACAGAGGAATAGATTTGCCAGTTCTGCGAGATTCTGTCCCAGGACGAGCACTGCATGGCTCCTGAATGGTGCAGTGTGCATCGAGCAAAGGATGATGGATCTGAGACACTCAGCTCCAAGGAAAAGCCGTCGTTTCTTCGTGTGAGCGTCAAGTATATCATGGAGGTGAAGTTACGCGATGACGCTCTGCCCATCAAATTCCcgtcccacacttggcttctcCAGTAGATCATCGACCCGCGCCATGTGAGGAGCTGGAGATAAGCATTGGAATCAATTCCAAAGGAAAATTTTCCAGGTGATGGATCATTCCCGTTCTTCCAGGATGTGAAGAATATGACTGGTGGATGTGTGTTCACGTAGTTGAAACCAATACTCATACCTATGAGAAAGGTGTCTGTTGGGTGATCAAAGCTTTGCCACAGGATGTTGTTCTTGCTTTTTCTGAGAACTAGATTTCCGGAGTTGAGTAGCACCAGTTCTGTGCCGTTGCTCGTTGTACCCAAGCCTGATAAGGACGATGACCAGATGGTGATTCCTCGGGAGGCATTAATGATGAGGTTGCTGTCTTCGGCGATGCTGAGAACCGCTGCGGAGGAGTCACTGATCGACTTCTCTCTGTTGGCCACCCATACGACGGTCCTCTGGGGGATGTTGTACCAAATTCCGACGTAAATATCACTGCTGGAGTTTGAAGGGGAGAAAAAGCCCATCATGAAAGCGCCGCCGTCGGAGACTAAGGTGTCATGGGAGGAGATGAACTGGCCAGGAGTAATCCTGTCCAATACTGACGCACAAAGGAGTAGATGAGACAGTAAGGAAATAGAGAAGAATCCGACGATGTCGGAATCTAACCTCTGAGTTTCAATCAGCCTTAGATTTTCTACCGACATTTTAGCTTCTCACCACTATTTATAGTAAATATTAATTGGGTAAAAATCAAAAGGAGGTGCATCATTTACAAAATCATcagatattattatattattgatTACTCGGCTGTGTAAAATTTGGCTGGTAATTTATATCATTATTGATACGGTGCATAGGGTCTCATAAAATTGAGTAGTCAAGAGTCAAGGGGACAAGATAGTTAAAAGTCAAAgggatgtgacagtcaaaagtcaaggggacgtggcagtcagaggtcaaggggacgtggcagtcagagGCCAAGACGACTTGACAGTCAGCAGTTAGGGAAAGAAGAGGTAGGACCGTCTGACGACATCAGCAACATGATTCCAGGTCGGGTTTTCACAGACCAGGACCCCAGATCTGAGACACCCTGGTCTGAGACATGGTGGGCAGTCGAGGCGATGTCTGACCTACTCCGACTGGTCGGGTTTCCATAGCTCGACTATATCGAGGCTTGGTCCTCCCAGTAGGCCAACTACCCACCATCTCAAGCTTCCCCTATTCATACCCGGTCGGGACAGAAGGTGCTACATGACAACaaagtcagggaatcgtaaccgcctGTTAGAGAATAACTGCTGTATGTCAAGGAATATTCCAATGATTTGCGGTCATCTGCGAATAGAACCTTCTTCCAGCCCACAAAAGGGTGCCACATGTCCTCCATCATCAGACAGGTCCTGACACTCGATATTCCCTGACATCAGTCAGGCTCCAGAGatacgcactgtcatataaagagagaggtcctctcccttgtgcaggtacgctctctcgcacattcgcacttgtcttctactcttctttctccttcatacattattcttctggggaaaaagtacctgacttgagcgtcggaggcctGCTTCGGGATTGTTTTCCTAAGTTTTGGCCTCTAACGTTcagtgtgcttgtctga contains:
- the LOC122012067 gene encoding G-type lectin S-receptor-like serine/threonine-protein kinase B120; this translates as MSIGFNYVNTHPPVIFFTSWKNGNDPSPGKFSFGIDSNAYLQLLTWRGSMIYWRSQVWDGNLMGRASSRNFTSMIYLTLTRRNDGFSLELSVSDPSSFARCTLHHSGAMQCSSWDRISQNWQIYSSVPTNDCNLYGWCGQFAYCDPYATLAACKCLEGFEPTLQSQWDIGNYSAGCSRRMVLQCGEGDEFQRVEGMKLPDQFVYLRNRNLGDCKSECIRNCSCTAYAYAEVTQDNSTMTRCLVWMGELIDTETFPAGGQDLYLRLMNSTSSTLGSKSKSRKTIIIVSLSSAIFCLVCSFMLWKFRKEIKGICLSVNSRNNLIVFDESSGEEPVQGQKLPLIHFDVLLVATDNFSDSNKLGRGGFGIVYKGKLPSGQEIAVKRLLIGSGQGAMEFKNEMITIIKLQHKNLVKLLGCCVHGEEKLLVYEYMPNKALDFFLFDPAQKIELDWGKRFNIIKGIARGLLYLHEDSRLRIIHRDLKASNILLDKDMTPKISDFGIARIFRGNQNEANTKRIVGTYGYMSPEYAMQGLFSVKSDVYSFGVLLLEILRGCQISSFPENRNYHNLLDYAWKLWTEGNAKEYIDPSIANSCNLDQAIKSIHVGLLCVQDNSNDRPNMSLVVFMLENKITISSTPRQPVFTIQKIPNLNGSDPALINLRDSFNSMTITAEEGR